In a single window of the Zea mays cultivar B73 chromosome 5, Zm-B73-REFERENCE-NAM-5.0, whole genome shotgun sequence genome:
- the LOC103625728 gene encoding uncharacterized protein LOC103625728 has protein sequence MAEATDTAAATPPPAPAMATLSPPPKSGIPPRYNLDAKWDACLDLSIRRVAYSSLAGALAGLLLFRSPTTRWASVTLGAGVGIGAAYTECSYLFSGGPPNWSPKVSTIPSAHSEGEDK, from the exons ATGGCGGAGGCGACCGACACCGCCGCAGCCACGCCGCCGCCAGCGCCAGCGATGGCGACTTTGTCCCCGCCTCCTAAGTCGGGGATCCCGCCGCGGTACAACCTGGACGCCAAGTGGGACGCGTGCCTCGACCTCTCCATCCGTCGAGTTGCCTACTCCTCCCTCGCCGGCGCCTTAGCGGGCCTCCTCCTCTTCC GTAGCCCTACTACTCGCTGGGCATCAGTTACCCTTGGGGCTGGTGTGGGGATAGGGGCTGCATACACTGAATGCTCATACTTGTTCAGTGGTGGTCCTCCAAATTGGTCACCCAAAGTATCAACAATTCCTTCTGCACACTCTGAA GGAGAAGACAAGTAA
- the LOC118471975 gene encoding uncharacterized protein yields the protein MNVGFCPARMESLFVGLSHNKPKKSVATAIVREDYICTQGDLALIDFIKEIPCEPRVEVVLIDDAFVERKWMECLFQPSAYLGDEVIDCYINLIKAQKHLKCRSGGRVHIENAFQFNFLKRDGDLEIKTEELYPIKDMTHICSAERRVLLYLDHDMVFIPINIRETHWYLAVIHARNMEIQVLDSLGTSQDRKDLTDSIKGLQRQIDMISQRKELKDHRWPDLQIASWSLREIDMGYAKQTDSSSCGLFLLNYIEYWTGDELSDSFTQDDMSHFRKKMAAILLSSDLNKRRGCLLYKNEKEVDSGSPSDVEILENPTDSNKRKLLHVLDDSEVVFEDEEGPITQADLQRWFVDDWDKRAPVKVSNDGCTNDFLMVGLSTKDMPVTKADSIDVLCDYIMAIEDDTTLERTWVRSFNPFKIEISVKDLQNILTTTQDMILRCFDMAVRLLANKESRKPKEEIINNRKHYMDMRFWRMVGFGKLPKYHQDPTTEELAKTLDCWPSMNYYITGCRYVSMCSFRMYL from the exons ATGAATGTAGGTTTTTGTCCCGCGAGAATGGAATCTCTATTTGTAGGCTTGTCTCATAACAAGCCAAAAAAATCGGTGGCAACCGCAATAGTTCGAGAAG ACTATATTTGCACGCAAGGTGATCTTGCTCTCATCGATTTTATCAAGGAAATCCCTTGTGAACCAAGGGTAGAAGTCGTTCTTATTGATGATGCCTTTGTTGAAAGGAAGTGGATGGAGTGTTTATTTCAGCCGAGCGCATATTTAGGTGACGAG GTTATAGACTGTTACATAAATTtgataaaagctcaaaagcatctAAAGTGTCGATCTGGAGGTCGCGTTCACATAGAAAATGCTTTCCAATTCAATTTCCTGAAGCGAGATGGTGATCTTGAAATTAAAACAGAGGAGCTATATCCAATTAAAGACATGACACACATATGTAGCGCTGAACGAAGGGTGTTACTTTACCTAGACCATGACATG GTGTTTATTCCGATAAACATCCGAGAGACGCATTGGTATCTTGCTGTGATCCATGcaagaaatatggagatacaagTGCTCGATTCACTTGGTACTTCACAAGACCGCAAAGACCTCACTGACTCT ATTAAAGGACTGCAAAGACAAATAGATATGATATCTCAACGTAAGGAGTTAAAAGACCACAGGTGGCCAGACCTCCAAATTGCTTCTTGGTCGCTCAGAGAAATAGACATGGGATATGCAAAGCAGACAGATAG CTCTTCATGTGGcctctttcttttgaactatatcgAATACTGGACAGGGGATGAACTGTCTGACAGTTTTACCCAG GATGACATGTCACACTTTAGGAAAAAAatggctgctatattactatcttcagacctgaataagagaagggggtgtctgttatacaaaaatgaaaaagaagTTGACTCTGGAAGCCCATCTGATGTTGAGATATTAGAAAACCCAACAGATTCTAATAAGAGGAAACTACTCCACGTGCTTGATGATAGCGAAGTAGTGTTTGAAGATGAGGAAGGCCCTATTACTCAAGCAGACTTGCAAAGGTGGTTTGTTGATGATTGGGATAAAAGAGCTCCTGTAAAAGTCTCTAACGATGGTTGCACCAATGACTTTTTAATGGTTGGTCTTTCCACAAAGGACATGCCAGTGACCAAAGCCGATTCAATAGATGTTTTATGTGATTATATCATGGCAATAGAAGACGATACGACACTAGA GAGAACATGGGTGCGAAGTTTCAAtccttttaagatagaaatatctgTCAAAGACCTGCAAAACATATTAACGACAACTCAAGATATGATTCTAAGATGTTTTGATATGGCTGTTCGGCTGCTTGCCAATAAAGAGTCACGTAAACCGAAAGAAGAAATCATAAATAATAGAAAGCATTATATGGACATGCGTTTTTGG AGAATGGTTGGTTTTGGTAAACTtccaaagtaccatcaggatcctaCAACAGAAGAGTTGGCCAAAACACTAGATTGTTGGCCATCAATGAATTATTATATCACGGGTTGTagatatgtaagtatgtgttcatttcgaatgtatttataa
- the LOC103625728 gene encoding uncharacterized protein isoform X1 has protein sequence MAEATDTAAATPPPAPAMATLSPPPKSGIPPRYNLDAKWDACLDLSIRRVAYSSLAGALAGLLLFRSPTTRWASVTLGAGVGIGAAYTECSYLFSGGPPNWSPKVSTIPSAHSEVIALSFSLNPV, from the exons ATGGCGGAGGCGACCGACACCGCCGCAGCCACGCCGCCGCCAGCGCCAGCGATGGCGACTTTGTCCCCGCCTCCTAAGTCGGGGATCCCGCCGCGGTACAACCTGGACGCCAAGTGGGACGCGTGCCTCGACCTCTCCATCCGTCGAGTTGCCTACTCCTCCCTCGCCGGCGCCTTAGCGGGCCTCCTCCTCTTCC GTAGCCCTACTACTCGCTGGGCATCAGTTACCCTTGGGGCTGGTGTGGGGATAGGGGCTGCATACACTGAATGCTCATACTTGTTCAGTGGTGGTCCTCCAAATTGGTCACCCAAAGTATCAACAATTCCTTCTGCACACTCTGAAGTAATTGCTCTATCATTCTCCCTTAATCCTGTTTGA